The DNA sequence CCCCGACCGGCCCTTCGCGGAACGCCACCTCTCCTGCGGCCACGGCAAGACCGAAGCGTGGGTGGTGCTGGACGCGAGCGAGGACACCACCGCCCACCTCGGATTCTCGGTACCCGTGGGTCGAACGGAACTCGCCGGCCTGGTCGAGCGCCAAGACACCGGCGGGCTGCTGGCGCGGATGCACGAGATCCCCCTGCGCCGCGGCGACACGGTCGTGGTACCGGCGGGCGTGCCGCACGTCCTGGGCGCCGGCGCGTTCGTGCTGGAGGTCCAGGAGCCCACGGACTTCTCCATCCTGCTCGATTGGGACGGCTACGCCCTCGACGGCCCGCGGGAGGGGCACCTCGGGCTGGGCTTCGACGTCGCCCTGGAGGCGGTGCGCCGCACCCCGCTGAGCGCCGAGGAGGTGGCGGCGCTGCGTGTGCCCGCCGCATTGTCCGCCGAGCCTGCGGAGCAGCCGCGGCCGCTGCTGTCACCCGAAGCGGCGCCCTTCTTCCGCGCCGACCTGCTGCGGGCGCCCGAGGCGTCGAGCACGGAGATCCCTGTTGGCTACGGCGTACTCGTCGTCCTCGACGGCTTCGGCGCCCTCGCCGATTCGGGCGGCGAGATGCACGCGCTCGCTCGCGGCGACGTGGTCGCCCTGCCGTACTCCGCCGGCCACCTGCGGTTGAGCGGCGGGGCCACCGCCGTGCTGTGCCGCCCTCCGGAACCCGCCGACCCGGGCGCGCCGGACGCCGGGGCGCCGTCCACCACCGCCCCCACCTGACCCGCGTCCCCCGCACCCGCGGCGGACTCGCCACACACCCGACACCTGCTCCAACCCCACCCCGTCCGTCCCTCCAGTCGTCGAATCCCTTCCGCGTCGGAACCCCGACCTCCGGCGCACCCGACCCGTTGAGGAGTCTCATGTACCGCCTTCCCAAGACCACGTCCGTCCTCGCCGCTCTGGCCGCCGGAACCCTAGCCGTGTCCGGCTGCAGCGAGCAGAGTCCTCTCCAGAGCGGCGGGGACGGCGGCCAGAGCGGCGAAGAGATCGAGACGATCGGCCTCATGGTCCAAGACCTGAGCAACCCGTTCTTCACCGCGATGCAGACCGGCGTCGAGAACGCCGCCGAGGACATGGGCGCCGAAGTCGTCACCGAGGACGGCCGCCAGGACCTGGGCGCGCAGAACGAGCAGATCGACGCCTTCATCCAGCAGCAGATCGACATCCTGCTGATCAACGCCGTGGACTCCGAGGGCATCGGCCCGGCCGTGCAGCGTGCGGTCGACGCGGGGATCACCGTCGTCGCCGTCGACGTCACCGCCAAGAACGCCGACGCCTTCATCACCTCCGACAACGTCCAGGCCGGTCGGCTGGCCTGCGAGCACCTGTTCGAGGCCATCGGCGGCGAGGGCAGCATCCTCATGCTCGACGGCACCCCGATCTCCTCGATCCAGGACCGGGTCACCGGCTGCGAGGAGGTCATGGAGGACTACCCCGACATCGAGGTGGCGGGCCACCAGCACGGTGACAACAACCGCGAGGAGGCGCTGACGGTCGCCACCGACATGCTCACCGCGAACTCCGAGGTCGACGGGATCTTCGCCGTCAACGACCCCACGGCGCTCGGCGCCAACCTGGCCGCCAAGCAGACCGGCGTCGACGACCTGGTGATCGTCGGTGTGGACGGCTCCCCCGCCGCCGAGAAGGAGATGGCCAAGCCCGACTCCATGTTCCAGGCCACCGCAGCGCAGGATCCCAAGCAGCTCGGTGTCTCCGGCCTGGAGATCGCCACGAAGCTGTTCAACGGCGAGCAGGTGGAGAACACCGAGCAGCTCGTGGAGACCGAGCTGATCACGCGCGACAACCTCGACGAGTACGAGGGCTGGGAGTGAGCACGCCGCCGCTGCTGCGCATGACCGGTGTGAGCAAAGCGTTCCCCGGTGTGCAGGCGCTCACCGACGTCGGGTTCGAACTGCGCGCGGGCGAGGTGCACGCGCTGATGGGCGAGAACGGCGCCGGCAAGTCCACATTGATCAAAATGCTGGCCGGCGTGCACACGCCCGACGCCGGAAGCATCGAGATCGACGGGCGGGGGGTGGCGGTCAGCACGCCGCAGAGCGCCGTCGACCACGGCATCGCCGTCATCCACCAGGAGCTCAACCTCGCACCCAACCTCACGGTGGCGCAGAACCTCGCGCTGGGCCGTGAGCCCCGCACCCGTCTGGGGACGCTGGACCGCAAGCGGATCCGTCGGGAGGCCGCGGCCAAGCTCGACCGCGTCGGGGGAGGCATCGATCCCGACGCGACGCTGGGCACGCTCAGCGTGGGCATGCAGCAGCTCGTCGAGATCGCGCGGGCCGTGGCCCAGAACGCCCGGGTGCTGGTCCTCGACGAGCCCACCGCGGCGCTCTCCGAGACCGAGGCCCAGCGCCTTTTCTCCCTGGTGGAGGAGATGCGCGAGCGGGGCATGGGCCTGCTCTACATCAGTCACCGCATGGAGGAGGTGTACCGCCTCGCAAACCGGATCACGGTCTTCCGCGACGGGCAGTGGGTAGGCACCTCGCCGCGCTCGGAGCTGGATCCCGAGGACATCGTCGCGCGCATGGTCGGGCGAACGCTGACCGACCTGTACGTCCACGAGCGGCACGAGCCGGGCGAGGCGGTGCTGGAGGCCGAGGCCATCGGCGACGGAGCCGGTATCGGCCCCTTCGACTTGACGTTGCGCGCAGGCGAGGTCGTCGGATTGGGCGGTCTCATCGGGGCCGGCCGCACCGAAGCGGCCCAGTTGATCTTCGGCGCCGCGCGCATCAGGACCGGGCGGCTGCGCATCGGCGGGCGGGTCGTCGACCACCGCAGCCCGCTCGACGCCATCCGCAACGGTGTCGGCTATGTGCCCGAGAGCCGCAAGGAGCAGGCGCTTTTCCTAGACATGTCCATCCGTGACAACGTCGTCACGACAGGCGTGGGACTGGACCGGGTCAGCGACTTCGGGGTACTGCGGAGCGGCCGTATCTCCCAGCGGGTGTCCGCGCAGGTCGACGCGCTGCGGGTGCGCTGTTCGTCGGTGCTGCAGCGGGTGGCGGAGCTGTCGGGCGGCAACCAGCAGAAGGTCGTGCTGGGCCGGTGGCTGGCCATCGCCCCGCGCGTGCTGCTGCTGGACGAACCCACCCGCGGCGTCGATATCGGCGCGAAGCAGGAGATCTACCGGATCATCGACCGGCTGTCCCGCGACGGCGTGGCCGTCCTGATCGTCTCCTCCGACCTGCCGGAACTGCTGGGCGTCAGCGACCGGGTGCTGGTTATGCGCAACGGGTCGATCGCCGCCGAACTTTCCCGCGAGGAGGCGACCGAGGAAGCCGTCATGCTGCACGCCACCGGTGTCGCAGCCGGGAGCGCGTAGGGCGGCCGATGCCGTCGGCCGCCGGCGATCGGCTGCGCGCCGGCGGCAACGGCTGATCCGCCGTATCCCCTTGCCAGCCACCGACCCTCCTCGAGAACCAAGGACCACTATGACTGAGACCAGCCGTGCCGATGAGTCGGCACCGGTCGCCGACGCGGGTGCGATAGCCCCGCCGCGGGCGGGGCGGCCGCGTTTCGCCAAGCTGTGGGACCGCTACGGCATCCTCGGCGTTCTGGTGCTGATGACCGCGCTGATGGCGGTGCTCGCACCCAACTTCCTCTCGTTCGACAACGTCTTCAACGTCGCGCGGGCGGCCTCGATCAACGCGATCCTGGCCGCCGGGATGACGCTGGTGATCCTGACGCGCGGCATCGATCTGTCAGTGGGCTCCAACCTGGCGGTGTGCGGCATCGTGTCGGTGCTGCTGTGGACATCGGGGATGCCCGCGGCCGTGTGCGTTCTCGGCGGCATCGCCGTAGGGGCGCTGTTCGGCCTGCTCAGCGGTGCGCTCATCGCCTACCTCGCACTGCCGGCGTTCATCGTCACCCTCGGCGGACTGACCTATCTGCGCGGCACGGCCTACCTGCTCACCGACGGCCAGCCGCTCATCG is a window from the Streptomonospora litoralis genome containing:
- a CDS encoding class I mannose-6-phosphate isomerase — translated: MPVAVMDHFYRGGAAIAALRGGPVRCERSPEEWLASVTPRFGTTSDGLSRMADGTLLRDAVAADPPAWLGQDHLARFGPQPELLVKLLDAGERLPVHLHPDRPFAERHLSCGHGKTEAWVVLDASEDTTAHLGFSVPVGRTELAGLVERQDTGGLLARMHEIPLRRGDTVVVPAGVPHVLGAGAFVLEVQEPTDFSILLDWDGYALDGPREGHLGLGFDVALEAVRRTPLSAEEVAALRVPAALSAEPAEQPRPLLSPEAAPFFRADLLRAPEASSTEIPVGYGVLVVLDGFGALADSGGEMHALARGDVVALPYSAGHLRLSGGATAVLCRPPEPADPGAPDAGAPSTTAPT
- a CDS encoding ABC transporter substrate-binding protein: MYRLPKTTSVLAALAAGTLAVSGCSEQSPLQSGGDGGQSGEEIETIGLMVQDLSNPFFTAMQTGVENAAEDMGAEVVTEDGRQDLGAQNEQIDAFIQQQIDILLINAVDSEGIGPAVQRAVDAGITVVAVDVTAKNADAFITSDNVQAGRLACEHLFEAIGGEGSILMLDGTPISSIQDRVTGCEEVMEDYPDIEVAGHQHGDNNREEALTVATDMLTANSEVDGIFAVNDPTALGANLAAKQTGVDDLVIVGVDGSPAAEKEMAKPDSMFQATAAQDPKQLGVSGLEIATKLFNGEQVENTEQLVETELITRDNLDEYEGWE
- a CDS encoding sugar ABC transporter ATP-binding protein encodes the protein MSTPPLLRMTGVSKAFPGVQALTDVGFELRAGEVHALMGENGAGKSTLIKMLAGVHTPDAGSIEIDGRGVAVSTPQSAVDHGIAVIHQELNLAPNLTVAQNLALGREPRTRLGTLDRKRIRREAAAKLDRVGGGIDPDATLGTLSVGMQQLVEIARAVAQNARVLVLDEPTAALSETEAQRLFSLVEEMRERGMGLLYISHRMEEVYRLANRITVFRDGQWVGTSPRSELDPEDIVARMVGRTLTDLYVHERHEPGEAVLEAEAIGDGAGIGPFDLTLRAGEVVGLGGLIGAGRTEAAQLIFGAARIRTGRLRIGGRVVDHRSPLDAIRNGVGYVPESRKEQALFLDMSIRDNVVTTGVGLDRVSDFGVLRSGRISQRVSAQVDALRVRCSSVLQRVAELSGGNQQKVVLGRWLAIAPRVLLLDEPTRGVDIGAKQEIYRIIDRLSRDGVAVLIVSSDLPELLGVSDRVLVMRNGSIAAELSREEATEEAVMLHATGVAAGSA